From the Conger conger chromosome 14, fConCon1.1, whole genome shotgun sequence genome, one window contains:
- the rbm12 gene encoding RNA-binding protein 12, with product MAVVIRLQGLPIVAGTMDIRHFFSGLTIPDGGVHIVGGEHGEAFIVFATDEDARLGMMRTGGTIKGSKVSLLLSSKTEMQNMIELSRRRFETGNLEGPAGNGGRPGPPTSSGGGGRGNLPTTMQGFSSPTPTTVATTAPAHEPISSKSISTFATPGIGNMLPSFTNNFSSPNLTMGSTMTTAMSALNSVPPPIPPLPTMQSPMPPMPNIPPMPVPPPVSALPPVPTVSPLTPVPPVPPMTHMPHMSALPPFNPGVPPPVGPVAGGLAGSGPPLSMGNPNHMFLGPMNPLGPMNLQPHMKPAVMNPDDLFIQLQGLPFSANEMDVREFFQGLGVDSVRFLRDHLGRTSGRALVKFFGPQDSFEALKRGAGMMGQRYVEMIPATERQWITASAGSGMIGGQGSSKHGSDPDQDHHRRGGSSSESPSGRERARSRSPHKQEYCVYLKGLPYEAENKQIFEFFKNLDIVEDSIYIAYGPNGRATGEGFVEFRNEMDYKVALGCHMQYMGSRFIQVHPITKKGMFEKIDVIRKRMQGSQPGDQKGSSIEGGGKNARTCAHISNIPYNVSKKDVRLFLEGIQMFEESLKVLVDGNGNGLGQAVVQFRSEEEAMKAERLHRQKLNGRDAFVHLIPFDQMKDIERNPPPQAKRGQKGQGSVHGQGHSQPHSYPAMAGDEYSFLRNSVGSLNNGPPFVTPFSPPGNGLGGPPPPLPPIGGALGDVPMNVPPPMVGGHLPAPVLEPPGFRPGPGSNNGPPGFVGGPPESLRGLPPFDNGPRKSSGLPSRGGGQGRSGAAQPGFGPASDTLRGPSGISGGPGNPRPTIVKIQNMPFTVTVDEILDFFYGYQVLPGSVCLQYSEKGMPTGEAMVAFESHDEAMSAVLDLNDRPIGSRKVKITLG from the coding sequence ATGGCTGTGGTCATCCGCTTGCAGGGTCTCCCCATTGTGGCGGGGACCATGGACATACGCCATTTCTTCTCTGGATTGACCATCCCGGATGGTGGTGTGCATATTGTAGGGGGTGAACATGGTGAGGCTTTTATTGTTTTCGCCACAGATGAAGATGCAAGGCTTGGCATGATGCGTACTGGGGGGACCATCAAGGGGTCTAAAGTATCTCTTTTGCTGAGTAGCAAGACTGAAATGCAGAATATGATTGAGCTTAGCCGCAGGCGTTTCGAAACCGGCAACCTTGAGGGCCCTGCGGGGAATGGTGGTAGGCCGGGGCCTCCGACTAGTTCGggcgggggtgggagggggaacTTACCGACCACGATGCAAGGCTTCAGCAGCCCGACGCCAACCACGGTTGCCACAACTGCCCCTGCGCACGAGCCCATCAGCAGTAAAAGCATATCCACCTTTGCAACACCCGGCATTGGGAACATGCTCCCAAGCTTTACCAACAACTTCAGCAGCCCTAACCTTACCATGGGATCCACCATGACCACCGCAATGTCCGCATTGAACTCTgtccctccccccatcccccctctgCCCACCATGCAGTCTCCAATGCCCCCGATGCCCAATATCCCACCCATGCCAGTTCCCCCACCTGTATCCGCTCTGCCTCCAGTGCCCACTGTCTCGCCTTTAACTCCCGTGCCCCCTGTACCCCCCATGACACACATGCCCCACATGTCTGCTCTGCCCCCGTTTAACCCAGGGGTCCCGCCCCCAGTAGGTCCTGTTGCCGGGGGCCTTGCTGGCTCAGGGCCACCCTTATCAATGGGAAACCCAAACCATATGTTCCTCGGTCCAATGAACCCTCTTGGTCCAATGAATCTCCAGCCCCACATGAAGCCAGCTGTGATGAATCCAGATGACCTGTTCATTCAACTCCAGGGCCTGCCTTTTTCAGCGAATGAGATGGATGTGAGAGAATTTTTCCAGGGGTTGGGGGTGGATTCCGTCCGCTTTCTTCGGGACCACCTGGGTAGGACCAGTGGCAGGGCACTGGTTAAGTTCTTTGGGCCCCAGGACAGTTTTGAAGCTCTCAAAAGAGGTGCCGGTATGATGGGCCAGAGGTACGTAGAGATGATCCCAGCAACGGAGAGGCAATGGATAACGGCCAGTGCAGGGAGCGGCATGATTGGAGGTCAAGGATCATCTAAACACGGCAGCGACCCTGATCAAGACCACCACCGGCGTGGGGGCTCAAGTTCAGAGTCTCCCTCCGGACGTGAAAGGGCCAGGTCCCGTTCCCCTCATAAACAGGAGTACTGTGTTTATTTGAAAGGACTGCCCTATgaagcagaaaacaaacagatttttgaattttttaagAACCTGGATATTGTTGAGgacagcatttatatagcatatgGACCAAATGGTAGAGCGACAGGAGAAGGCTTTGTTGAGTTTAggaacgaaatggactacaaaGTTGCCCTGGGCTGCCACATGCAGTACATGGGTAGTCGGTTCATACAGGTCCACCCCATCACCAAGAAAGGCATGTTTGAGAAGATCGATGTTATTCGGAAAAGGATGCAGGGTTCGCAGCCAGGCGACCAGAAAGGCAGCTCCATAGAAGGTGGTGGAAAGAATGCCAGGACCTGCGCGCACATTTCAAATATTCCATACAATGTGTCCAAGAAAGATGTCCGTCTGTTTCTGGAGGGCATCCAGATGTTTGAGGAGAGCCTGAAGGTTCTTGTCGACGGCAACGGTAATGGTCTAGGGCAGGCTGTGGTGCAGTTCAGATCAGAGGAGGAGGCGATGAAAGCGGAGAGGTTGCACAGGCAGAAACTGAACGGGAGAGATGCTTTCGTGCACTTGATTCCGTTCGATCAGATGAAAGACATAGAGAGGAACCCACCGCCCCAGGCGAAGAGAGGCCAGAAGGGCCAAGGCAGCGTACATGGCCAAGGCCACTCTCAGCCGCACAGTTACCCGGCCATGGCCGGAGACGAGTACAGCTTCCTCAGAAACAGCGTAGGCAGCTTAAATAACGGCCCTCCTTTCGTTACCCCGTTCAGCCCCCCGGGTAACGGGCTGGGCggtccccctcctcccctgcccccGATAGGAGGGGCGCTGGGAGACGTTCCGATGAACGTTCCCCCGCCCATGGTGGGCGGTCATTTGCCGGCTCCGGTGCTGGAGCCCCCGGGGTTCCGCCCCGGACCCGGCAGTAACAACGGTCCTCCCGGGTTTGTCGGGGGTCCGCCGGAGAGCCTGAGGGGACTCCCGCCTTTCGACAACGGGCCCCGAAAGAGCAGCGGCCTCCCGagccggggaggggggcagggtcgATCGGGCGCTGCACAGCCCGGTTTCGGCCCCGCCTCCGACACCCTGAGAGGGCCGTCTGGCATTAGCGGAGGCCCTGGCAACCCACGGCCGACCATAGTGAAGATACAGAACATGCCGTTCACCGTCACAGTAGACGAAATACTCGACTTCTTCTATGGTTATCAGGTCCTGCCCGGTTCTGTTTGCCTGCAGTACAGCGAGAAAGGCATGCCCACTGGGGAGGCAATGGTGGCTTTTGAATCGCACGATGAGGCAATGTCTGCAGTCCTGGATTTAAATGACAGGCCAATTGGATCcagaaaagtaaaaataacattAGGATAG